The following proteins are encoded in a genomic region of Populus nigra chromosome 16, ddPopNigr1.1, whole genome shotgun sequence:
- the LOC133675326 gene encoding RNA-binding protein 1-like isoform X2, translating into MADSYWRYAGDSRQPQPQSMPSLTGKRPRSDYDVPSGRDLSSYYSRDDDRGALRVIRDSDSIGASYDRYLHSGTISSYGGGQSARAISGVPVRPVDDLRMVSMGSMDPGSSVKDRSMRTGSGRSEVSLPPDASSTLFVEGLPSDCTRREVSHIFRPFVGYKEVRLVSKESRHPGGDPLVLCFVDFLSPAHAATSMDALQV; encoded by the exons ATGGCGGATAGTTACTGGAGATACGCCGGCGACTCACGGCAGCCGCAACCGCAGTCTATGCCTTCTCTCACTGGAAAACGCCCTCGCTCCGATTACG ATGTACCCAGTGGCCGTGACCTATCCAGTTATTATTCCCGTGATGATGATAGAGGAGCTCTTCGTGTAATTAGAGATTCGGACTCCATTGGAGCATCCTATGACCGTTACTTGCATAGTGGG ACAATTTCATCTTACGGTGGGGGACAGTCTGCTAGAGCCATAAGTGGGGTGCCTGTTCGTCCTGTTGATGATCTGCGCATGGTAAGTATGGGGTCCATGGACCCAGGGTCTAGTGTAAAAGACAGGTCAATGCGAACAGGAAGTGGAAGATCTGAGGTTTCCCTTCCTCCTGATGCTAGCAGCACACTTTTTGTGGAGGGCTTGCCTTCTGATTGTACACGTCGGGAAGTTTCCC ATATCTTTCGCCCTTTTGTTGGCTACAAAGAAGTGAGACTTGTAAGCAAGGAATCAAGACAT CCTGGGGGAGATCCGTTGGTACTCTGTTTTGTTGACTTTTTGAGTCCTGCACACGCTGCCACTTCCATGGATGCTTTGCAAG
- the LOC133675562 gene encoding protein yippee-like At4g27745 produces the protein MAEFVGPRLYSCCNCRNHVSLHDDIISKAFQGRHGRAFLFSHAMNIVVGPKEDRHLLTGLHTVADISCADCREVLGWKYERAYEASQKYKEGKYIFEKLKIVKENW, from the exons ATGGCGGAATTCGTGGGTCCAAGGTTGTACAGCTGTTGTAATTGTCGAAACCATGTTTCACTTCATGATGATATAATTTCTAAGGCTTTCCAG GGAAGACATGGTCGAGCCTTTTTGTTCTCTCATGCGATGAATATTGTCGTGGGACCTAAAGAAGATAGGCATCTCTTGACTGGTCTCCACACTGTTGCTGATATATCTTGTGCCGATTGTCGTGAGGTGTTGGGTTGGAAGTATGAAAGAGCTTATGAGGCATCTCAGAAGTACAAGGAAGGGAAATACATATTTGAGAAGTTGAAGATTGTTAAGGAGAACTGGTAG